A portion of the Motacilla alba alba isolate MOTALB_02 chromosome 19, Motacilla_alba_V1.0_pri, whole genome shotgun sequence genome contains these proteins:
- the GUSB gene encoding beta-glucuronidase: MALAASGGGAAGPCSLPMLLLFLPGLAAGPAGMLQPRDTPSRERRELGGLWSFRADLSPGRDAGFAQRWYRRPLRQTGPVIDMPVPASFNDITQDPSLENYIGWVWYEKEVLLPLRWLQGDPAPRVLLRFGSAHYYSIVWVNGVQVVEHEGGHLPFEADISSVVQGSPGSLCRITVALNNTLTPHTLPPGSIQYMADKSRYPKNYFVQNIKFDFFNYAGIHRPVVLYTTPAAYIDDITVTTTSSDSVAVVHYQVAVVGSTASSLSLSLRDQEGKVVATGDGPVGELKVLNPNLWWPYLMHENPGYLYSLEVRMQAQLGRALLEDVYTLPVGIRTVHVTSSQFLINGRPFYFHGVNKHEDADIRGKGLDWALIVKDFNLLRWLGANSFRTSHYPYAEEIMDLCDAYGIVVIDESPGVGIKLPESFGNKSLQHHLAVMEELVRRDKNRPSVVMWSVANEPASELPPAAHYFKTVIAHTKALDPSRPVTFVTDANYALDHGAPYVDVICVNSYFSWYHDPGHLEVIPLQLTAQFENWYKTYHKPIIQSEYGADSVPGLHSDPPMMFSEEYQQAMLREYHSVLDQKRKEYVIGELIWNFADFMTNQGTTRVLGNKKGIFTRQRQPKAAAFLLRDRYWKIANESSCLPPVITSHSHFLK, translated from the exons ATGGCGCTGGCGGCCTcaggcggcggcgcggccggtCCGTGCTCGCTGCcgatgctgctgcttttcctcccgGGGCTGGCGGCCGGTCCCGCCGGGATGCTGCAGCCCCGGGACACCCCCTCCCGCGAGCGCAGGGAGCTCGGCGGCCTGTGGAGCTTCCGCGCGGATCTGTCTCCGGGCAGGGACGCCGGGTTCGCGCAGCGCTGGTACCGGCGGCCGCTCCGGCAG ACCGGCCCCGTGATCGACATGCCGGTGCCTGCCAGCTTCAACGACATCACGCAGGACCCGAGCCTGGAGAATTACATCGGCTGGGTGTGGTACGAGAAGGAGGTGCTGCTCCCCCTGCGCTGGCTGCAGGGCGATCCCGCCCCGCGGGTGCTGCTGCGCTTCGGGAGCGCCCATTACTACTCCATCGTG TGGGTGAACGGGGTGCAGGTGGTGGAGCACGAAGGGGGGCACCTGCCCTTTGAGGCTGACATCAGCAGCGTGGTGCAGGGCAGCCCGGGCTCCCTGTGCCGCATCACCGTGGCCCTCAACAACACCCTGACCCCCCACACGCTGCCCCCGGGCTCCATCCAGTACATGGCTGACAAATCAAG GTACCCCAAGAACTATTTTGTGCAGAACATCAAGTTTGATTTCTTTAATTATGCGGGGATCCACCGCCCAGTTGTGCTTTACACCACTCCTGCTGCCTACATCGATGACATCACTGTGACAACCACTTCATCAGACAGTGTTG CCGTGGTGCACTATCAGGTGGCAGTGGTTGGCAGCACAGCCAGTTCCTTGTCCCTGAGTCTGCGTGACCAAGAGGGGAAGGTGGTTGCTACAGGTGATGGCCCAGTGGGAGAGCTCAAAGTCCTCAACCCAAACCTCTGGTGGCCTTACCTGATGCACGAGAACCCTGGATACCTGTACTCCTTGGAG GTGAGGATGCAggcccagctgggcagggccctgctggagGATGTGTACACGCTGCCCGTGGGCATCCGCACCGTGCACGTCACCAGCAGCCAGTTCCTCATCAACGGCAGGCCCTTCTACTTCCACGGGGTCAACAAGCACGAGGATGCAGAT ATCCGTGGCAAAGGCCTGGACTGGGCCCTGATTGTGAAGGACTTCAACCTGCTGCGCTGGCTGGGGGCCAACTCGTTCCGCACCAGCCACTACCCCTACGCCGAGGAGATCATGGACCTGTGCGACGCCTACGGCATCGTGGTCATCGACGAGAGCCCGGGGGTGGGCATCAAACTGCC CGAGAGCTTTGGGAACAAGTCCCTGCAGCACCACCTGGCAGTGATGGAGGAGCTGGTCCGCAGGGATAAGAACAGGCCCTCGGTGGTCATGTGGTCAGTGGCCAACGAGCCGGCGTCAGAGCTGCCCCCGGCTGCTCACTACTTCAA GACAGTGATAGCTCACACTAAAGCTCTCGACCCCTCCAGACCAGTCACCTTTGTGACAGATGCTAATTACGCTCTTGATCATGGT GCTCCCTATGTGGATGTGATTTGTGTGAACAGCTACTTCTCCTGGTACCATGACCCAGGCCACCTGGAAGTGATCCCACTCCAGCTCACGGCCCAGTTTGAGAACTGGTACAAAACCTACCACAAACCCATTATCCAGAGTGAATATGGAGCAGACTCAGTGCCTGGGCTGCACAGT gacccCCCCATGATGTTCAGCGAGGAGTACCAGCAGGCCATGCTCAGGGAGTACCACTCTGTCCTGGACCAGAAGAGGAAGGAGTACGTGATCGGGGAGCTCATCTGGAATTTTGCTGATTTCATGACCAATCAAG